In Labrus mixtus chromosome 13, fLabMix1.1, whole genome shotgun sequence, a single genomic region encodes these proteins:
- the lrrc58b gene encoding leucine-rich repeat-containing protein 58, with protein sequence MEMNEGAAAAGDNVLDFSRLSLEAFGVDTISDKRKRDTKQLYLNYNRLTSLPSAVGLFCNLEFLDISNNGLSAICEGITQLSRLKILIAKNNRLDEFSLPKEFGSLQLEVLNFSGNRFEEIPLQCMKLLCLQSLSVGGNRLKSIPAEIENLTSLELLYLGGNLITAIPPEVANLPYLSYLVLCDNRIQSVPPQLTRLHSLRSLSLHNNLLTYLPREILSLVHLQELSLRGNPLVVRFVKEMTYDPPSLLELAGRTIKSRNIPYYPRDLPSNLLHYLDLASKCPNPKCAGVYFDSCVRHIKFVDFCGKYRLPLMHYLCSPECTSPCNSNPQSDADSEDESSVPAYRLQRVLLG encoded by the exons atggagatgaACGAAGGGGCAGCGGCAGCAGGCGACAACGTGCTCGACTTTTCTCGTTTGAGCCTGGAGGCTTTTGGCGTTGACACAATCAGCgacaagaggaagagagacaccaAACAGCTCTACCTGAACTACAACCGGCTAACCTCGCTGCCCTCGGCCGTCGGACTTTTCTGCAACCTGGAGTTTTTGGACATCAGCAACAACGGACTGTCGGCCATCTGTGAGGGCATAACGCAGCTGAGCAGACTGAAAATACTGATAGCCAAGAACAACCGACTGGACGAGTTCTCGCTGCCCAAAGAGTTCGGCTCTCTGCAGCTGGAGGTGTTGAACTTTAGTGGGAACCGGTTTGAGGAGATCCCCCTGCAGTGTATGAAACTGCTGTGTCTGCAGTCGCTTTCAGTCGGAGGTAACAGACTGAAGAGTATACCTGCGGAGATAGAGAATCTAACCAG TCTGGAGCTGTTGTATCTGGGTGGAAACCTCATCACAGCTATTCCTCCAGAAGTGGCTAACCTGCCTTACCTCAGCTACCTGGTCCTGTGTGACAATCGTATCCAAAGTGTACCTCCGCAACTCACCAG GCTCCACTCGCTGAGATCTTTAAGCCTCCATAACAACCTGCTAACTTACCTGCCGAGGGAGATTCTCAGTCTGGTGCATCTGCAGGAGCTCAGTCTCCGTGGCAACCCGCTCGTGGTGCGCTTTGTCAAGGAGATGACCTACGACCCCCCGTCATTGCTGGAGCTGGCAGGACGCACAATAAAGAGTCGCAATATCCCCTACTACCCACGTGACCTGCCTTCAAACCTGCTGCACTACCTGGACCTGGCCAGCAAGTGTCCTAACCCCAAGTGTGCAG GCGTGTACTTTGATTCCTGCGTGCGCCATATCAAATTTGTGGACTTCTGTGGAAAGTACCGGCTGCCCCTCATGCACTACCTGTGCTCCCCAGAATGCACCTCTCCCTGCAACTCAAACCCGCAGAGCGATGCCGATTCAGAGGACGAGAGCAGTGTGCCGGCTTACCGCCTGCAGAGGGTACTTTTGGGGTAA